DNA from Nocardioides yefusunii:
GGCCGTGGGCGGTCCCCTGTGGGCCTGCGCAGCACTGCTCGGGCAGGGGGAGGGCCCGTTGCTGCTGGGCATCGCCGCGGGGGCGGTCGGGATGGTGCTGCTCTGTGTGGTGGAGCGCCGCACCCTGCGACTCGACGAACTCCGCTCCACCCTGCGGCGCTGACCGCACGCCGCGCCAGTCCGTACCGCATTGCGGGGATGTGCCGGCCAAGTCGCCGGACGTGCTCCGCGACCCCGCCTAGAGTCACGCCATGCCGAGCGTCGTACCCACTGCCCTGACCCCCACGCTGCCGAGCCTGTCGCAGCTCAAGGACCGTTCGCCGCGGTGGGCCAAGGACCTCGCCAACGTCTCGACCCGAGCAGCGGCGCTGGCCACGGTCGCGGACCGTCCGGGGCCGGACTTCCTGATCACCGGGACCAAGCGTGGTGGCACGACCTCGTTGTTCAACTACCTCCTGATGCACCCGGGCGTGCTGGGGCTGTTCCCCGAGAGCCGCGGCAAGAAGAGCACCGACTTCTTCTTCGCCGACGACCAGCACTCCGAGAGCTGGTACCGCTCGCACTTCCACACCCGTCGCCACCGCGAGCGGATCGAACGTCGTCTGGGGTACGCACCGGTCGGGGGAGAGGCCTCCCCCTACTACCTGTGGGACCCGCGGATCGCCGGGAAGGTCGCAGCCCAGTACCCGGGAGTGAAGGCTCTGGTGCTGCTGCGGGACCCGGTCGAACGGGCCTGGTCGCACTACCAGGAACGGACCCAGAACGGTGTCGAGCCGTTGGGGTTCGCGGAGGCACTCGCCGCTGAACCCGCTCGTCTGGAGGGTGAGATCGACCGGATGCTCGCCGATCCGACCTACCACTCGACCTCGCACGACTGGTACTCCTACCGATCGCGCGGGATCTACCTGCCGCAGCTGCAGAACTGGCTCACCCACTTCCACCGCGACCAGGTGCTGGTGCTGCGCAGCGAGGACATGTACGGCGACGTGCAGGGTGTCTTCGACCAGGTCTCGGAGTTCCTGGGGCTGGACCGGGTCACGCTGCCCACGACCCGCACCTTCAACGCCTCGCACCGGAAGTCGTCGGTGCCCGAGCCGGTCCGCTCCGAGCTCGCGGAGTTCTACGCCCCGCACAACCTCGCCCTCGAGGACTTCCTCGGGTTCGACCTCGATTGGACGTCTCCGGACTCAGCCGGCGACGCCGACGGGCTCGGCTGACACCAGCTGGTCGCGTGCCTCCGCGACCAGCGATCCGAGGCGCTCCGGCGAGATCCACACCCGGTCCCACCCACCGTCCCGAAGTGCCAGCGAGGCCGCCCGTTCGACGACGGTGAGGGCGTAGACCGCCTGCACCAGCCCGGTCTCGGAGGCCGCGATCCCGGCCGCTGCCAGGTGCGCCCTGCCCTGCTGCACGCAGTCGGCCAACCGCACGGTGGCCAGGGCGCCGGCCTCTCGCGCGAGACTGAAGTGCCAGTGCAGGACGTCGAGTCCGGCCACGACGTCGGGTTCGGAGGACTCCCAGTCCCAGGCCCACAGCTCGGAGTCGGCACCGCGCGCACAGTTCCAGGGCGTCAGGTCGCCGTGCCACCTGGCCTGGATCGGCACGGCACGCGGGTCGGCGTGCACCCGCGCCAGCAGGTCACGGGCCGCGGCGAGGACGGCGCGACTGGCCGGGACCGCGTCGTCACCGGCGAGCGCGTCCACCCGCCACCCCAACGCAGCCAGGTGGGCGGTGCTCGCCGCCGGACCGGTGCGGACCACGGGTGTGAGCGAGTAGAACTCCTGCGCGGAGGGGACGCCGAGCGATCCACGGGCACCCCGGACGTCGTCGGGCAGGGGTGCCACCACGACGACGGGACGTCCCCCCTGCTCGAGCGCGGCCAACAACCCCGGAGCATGCAGGGTCCCGGGGACAGCCGGGCCCGCGCTCCGGGCCAGGGCGGTCAGGACCGTGGACTCGGTCCGGACGTAGGCGTCGGCGGTGGCGTTCCAGCCGAACTTGGCGTGCCCGACGGACGTGCCGTCGTCGTCGAGGAGGTGCAGGGTCGCCTTGCGGTTAGCCCCGATCCGGACCCCGAACGTGGCGTGCAGCCGCGGCCGGTCGAGGGCACGGGCCAGGACCGTGAGCGGAAGCAGGGCTGCGTCCTGGGGGGAACGGACCTGCACCAGCAGGCGGTGGCGAGCCAGCGGTGCCCCGGCTCCTGCCGCCGCACCGAGCAGGGCCCGGCCGGCGTTGGCGGCCGGACGGCGCAGTCCGCGGTAGTGGGTGAGCGCAGCCCGCTGCACGACGCGTGGGGCCACCGGCACCAGCAGCCGCGGCGTCTGCGGGCCGCCCAACAGCCAGTACTCCTCGGCGGTGCACCACCCGTCGTCGGGTTCGTCGGTCCGGCCCGTGGGCACGACGCGGGTGCGGACCCGGTCGCCGAGACC
Protein-coding regions in this window:
- a CDS encoding sulfotransferase domain-containing protein is translated as MPSVVPTALTPTLPSLSQLKDRSPRWAKDLANVSTRAAALATVADRPGPDFLITGTKRGGTTSLFNYLLMHPGVLGLFPESRGKKSTDFFFADDQHSESWYRSHFHTRRHRERIERRLGYAPVGGEASPYYLWDPRIAGKVAAQYPGVKALVLLRDPVERAWSHYQERTQNGVEPLGFAEALAAEPARLEGEIDRMLADPTYHSTSHDWYSYRSRGIYLPQLQNWLTHFHRDQVLVLRSEDMYGDVQGVFDQVSEFLGLDRVTLPTTRTFNASHRKSSVPEPVRSELAEFYAPHNLALEDFLGFDLDWTSPDSAGDADGLG